AGCTCCTGCACCAGCAAAACCCACTCGTCGCTGTCGGGGTCTTTGACCCCATAGGTAGGTTGCAGGGTCTCGCTATAGCTAGGCAGCACCGCCGAGAGGCGATCGGGCAAGTCAGCCGCCACCACCAGGTCTTCAGGCATCCAGTCCAGCACCTTCTGGGTAAAGATCGGGAAGTTCTCAATCCAGGCAATACCCTCATCCCCATGGCGAGGGATAGCCTCGGTAGACACCACACCTTGCAGCCGCTCTTGCAGGTCTACCAGCTTGGCGCGATCAATCACCGCCTGGGCTTTGATCAGCGCAGGCGGCGACACGACTAGGCCCACGGGCTGGAGGAGGCCCAACCATTCTTGGTGTCTGAGGATATCGAGGTCTCTGGATGGCATGGTGACAATGAGCTGTGTTGCAGAAAAATGCTCGCTTTAAGGGCGCTGGCTACCCTAGCCCAAAACTGGGACAGGGTTTGAAGTAGTCTTGGGCTCGAATCAATACGGATTGCTTCAGTTCCTGGTCGAGCTGTTTACCCAACCAAAGACCTGGTTCTACCTCCTCGTCTACAGCAACTCTCACAGGTTCTGCTATCTCTGGGATTTGCAACTTATAGGTACTGCCAGCAACGACGTGCTCTTTGACCATCACTTGCAAGACGTCCAGATCTTGCTCAGCAGCTAACTGAGTTGGTCGAAGCCGAAGGTCGTCACCAGACATAGAAAAGACTTGAATACCCTCCTTGTCTTGCCAGAAAACATAGCTATTTAGACCTGGCTTAAGTGCCGCAAGCGCTGGTTTAGCATCCTCAAGTCCATAAGCTTGGGACTCTCTGACCTCTTTCTTGGTTTGGCCAAAATCAGTGAGCTTTTCCCACCAGCGCATGGCCTTCAAGCAGGCATCAGCATGGCGCTCAAGCTCCTTCACCGACGGGAGATTTTCTAGTGCCTGTTCGTGCTTCTGCATTTTGTCGCGAATGCGCTCTTGCCGCCGCCCCACATCGGCAGGATTGTTTTGCATAGCTTGCAGGAGCAACATCTGCTCAAGCTTAAGATCCGCCGCAATGAGTCCAATTAAGCACTGCATGTCGTGGATCGCCTGTGCCCCATCTGACTTAATTAGCTCTGCCGCACTGCGGGCACCTTGACGACCCCGTTGAGATCTAGTGTGTTTCGCCTTATCTCTAAACCGTTCGACTAGCAACCGATTTCGCTCAAGGATAGCCAGAATATTTTTCTCGACCAGGGCTAAACGGTTACTGGCATCTGCTGTAAACACCCCGGTGTTCACCCGCTCTGCCTCGATGTCGTCCAAAACATTGATGGCATAGTAAATTTCGCCCAGTATCTCGGCCTCCTGCCTGACATGGAGTTCTTCCAGGGTTTTCTCCATGTGGGCCAGTCGCTGGTTGATTTGGTTTAGTTGCTGGGTACCCACAATCGCATGGAGCACCTGGTAAGCAACTACGGGAGCCAGAATGGGCACGGCAGAAGCCTGCGCGAACTGGAGTTGCCCAGCGAACTTGCTTCCAATGGCATTTTTCACGGTTCCAAGAAATGCGCCGTCGCTTTGAACCAGCTTGTAAATTCCCTTGGATATACCAGAAACCAGTTCTGGCGGGCCGACTACCCTAAGCAGCTGCCCTGTCTGTAAACCAGAAGCCACCACTGCTGAGGCTGCCCCTAACTGATCTACAACTGCTGAGTTCAACCTGCCTTGATGCCAAGCATTTGGGCTGTGTAAGCTTAGGCCCCGAAAATGGCCTATGAGCTGCTGGCTTTGCTCAGGAGAATATTGCAGTAGCGCCCCAACCGTATTTCCAGATGAATCTTGCAGTTCCGTAAAGGAAGCAGTTTCTTCTGACAAAGGTTGGTAAGACTCAATATCCCAACCCTGACAACTGATTACCGTTAAGGTGATCTCTTCCTCTCTCGATCCATTTTCAGTTGGGCCAGATCCTTCGTCTTCACTGGCCGTTTCTTCAGCATTAGTCTCACGCTCACTCTTTGGGCTTTGAGAAACCGAAGACACTGCTTCATAAGCCTGCTTCCAGGCATCGAACCCATGAAGGACTGGTAAGCCGTTCTCTTCAGCAAATTCTAGCCAAGCTTTATCTTTTCGTAGTTGATTGGATGTAGCCACTCCAAAATGGTCACGCAACGCTTGTTTGTAATCTCGCAGTTTCATACTTTCCATTTTCGTCTGCACTCCTAACTCGACACTGGCCACAAATACACAATCCCTACCGGCTCAATCCGCTCAGCCTTTACCTGATAGGTCTGCTGAATCCGCTCCGGCTCCGTCACCATCTCCTCTGCCAGTTGCTCTACCCTGGTGCGCCAGTGCCGTCGATCCGCCTCGATCTGCCGCATCTCATCCCGGTTAAACAGCCCCAGCTGCAACGTTTCATACTGCTGCTCCTGCTTCAGAATCCGGTTCCGCTGCTCCTCCAGCAGCGACTTCATCTCCGCCGCTTCCCGTTCTCCCCGCTGGGCCAGCTTCCGCTTCGCCCGCTCCGTCAGCTCCGTCGCCCGCCGCTCCAGGTTCGGCAGCAAATCCTCCACATCCCGGCCCACAAACCCCTTCAGCCGCTCCATCAGCGTCTCCGGCACCTCCTGTAGCCGCCGATTCGCCAGCGATGCCTCCAAAATCTGCATCACATCTTTCTTCTCCCCCTCCGTCAGGGGCCGCAGTTTGCCCCGGCCTCGGGTTTCTGGGTCGAGCCACTCCGCCGCCACCGTCACCACCTCATCGTGCAGCCGGGCCGCCCGCTCCCCATAGAGCGACAACCGCCCCAAAATAATTACCCTAGGAATCGGGTCATCGGTACGGCACACACAGGCCCGAGTCAGCTCATCGTAGAGAAACCCCTGGGAGAGAAACCGCCCCAGCAGCCGCTGCACCATGCGGTGCTCCAGGTGCAGGTGCACCACCTCCCCATCTAGCGACCCCGGATCGCGAAACACCACTGGGCGAATTGGGGCTTCCTTGCGCCAGTCCCACAGCTTTTGCCCCCGCTGGCGAGGTGCTCTGAGAGTATCGAGGGTGGTAGCCCAGGAGGGGTCGGCCCCGGCCTGCTGATCGAGGGCAGGCACCGTCCAGCGGCTGCGCTCCTCGTTGTCTACCGCCTCCGCTGCCGAGAGGGGCGCTAGCGCCGCCGACCCCATCAGCTCCAACGACACCGACAGGGCATCGCGAAAGTGGCGATCGCTCAGCCCCAGCCACTCCTTCGAGTCGCGCAACATCCCCTCTAGCTCCACCTGCTGCTGCCGCAGTTTGTCTTGGCGCAGGCGAATCGCCTCCAGCTCTTCTTTAATCGCGGTGCCCCGCCCGGTAGATTCGGCATCGGCCTGATCAGCGTTGTCAATGGCACCGCTCAATGCCTGAGTCTGCTCAGCCCGAATGCCCTGCTCCAGCAGCTTGGTCACATTCTTTTCCACTACTGGCGACAGACTGCCCAGTTCCTCCTGAATGCGCTGGGTCTTTTTCACCAGCACATCGATCACCTTGTCTTCAGGCCGTTGCAGCAAGACAAAGTAGTGGCAGCGGACAATGGGCGATCGCTGCAATTTCCGGTCAATCCGCCCATTGCGCTGCTCCATGCGGCTGGGGTTCCAGGGCACATCGAAGTGAAATAGGTCGGCGCAGAAGTTTTGCAGGTTCACCCCCTCCCGCGCTGCATCGGTGGCGATCAAAATCCGCAGGGGGTTGTGGGCCGGGTCGGCGTTAAAGGCGGCTTTGATTTCTTCGCGGCGATCATCGCCCATGCCGCCATGGAAGGTGCCGATGCGATCGTCTTCGCGATCGCTGCCCGCAATGATTGCCTTGAGCTGCTGTTCTAGATAGCGCTTGGTGTCGGTGTATTCCGTAAAGATCAGCACCCGCCGATTCAGCCATTTAGCCCTGGGCTGGCCCAGGGCGGGGCAGAGGTTTTGGCGCAGCCATTTCTCCAACTCCCCAATGCGGCAGTCAGGCTGTCGTCGGGCCTGTTCCGCCAGTTGGGTCATCTCCTCCAGCAGAGCCAGCTCCTCCTGGGAAATCGCTTCCCCAGCGGCGTAGGTAGCTTTCTCCATCTGCTGGTCTTCTTCTGCCAGCACCTCGTCTTCTTGCAGGTCAGCCCGGTCATCGTCAGATCCAGGACTCTCCATCAGTAGGGACAGACTGCCCTGGGTCGCGTTCTGCTGTTGCTGAGCCTGCCGCTCAATGGCCCGACGGTGGACGCTAAGGGTACGGGCAAAGGCTTCGATGGACGACAGCAGGCGCTTTTGCAGGTTGGTGAGCACCAGCAGGGCGGCGGTCTGGGTCGAGCGGGGGGCATCCTTCAG
Above is a genomic segment from Nodosilinea sp. E11 containing:
- the drmD gene encoding DISARM system SNF2-like helicase DrmD, which encodes MAGIENNNTLSPGQIVHVRSRQFLVEDVTPAPVATGDTLVRLACLEDDAQGEALEVFWEREIDAQVIETSSWEAVAHKGFDDPRYFSAYLHALRWNCVTSTEPKLFQAPYRAGIEVKAYQLEPLRKALRMPRVNLFIADDVGLGKTIEAGLILREMLMRQKIKRVVISCPPSVVRQWQEEMESRFGLTFIVFDREFVAAKRRERGYGINPWKTHTRFIISHALLREETYAAPLRDWLGEFSAGSMLILDEAHNAAPASASRYAVDSQLTKVVRELAPRFEHRLFLSATPHNGHSNSFAALLEILDPQRFCRGVPVRSKKLLDAVMVRRLKQDLREINEPDFPKREIVPVLIDGLPEDAPELKLAQLLQAYRKLREQRLKDAPRSTQTAALLVLTNLQKRLLSSIEAFARTLSVHRRAIERQAQQQQNATQGSLSLLMESPGSDDDRADLQEDEVLAEEDQQMEKATYAAGEAISQEELALLEEMTQLAEQARRQPDCRIGELEKWLRQNLCPALGQPRAKWLNRRVLIFTEYTDTKRYLEQQLKAIIAGSDREDDRIGTFHGGMGDDRREEIKAAFNADPAHNPLRILIATDAAREGVNLQNFCADLFHFDVPWNPSRMEQRNGRIDRKLQRSPIVRCHYFVLLQRPEDKVIDVLVKKTQRIQEELGSLSPVVEKNVTKLLEQGIRAEQTQALSGAIDNADQADAESTGRGTAIKEELEAIRLRQDKLRQQQVELEGMLRDSKEWLGLSDRHFRDALSVSLELMGSAALAPLSAAEAVDNEERSRWTVPALDQQAGADPSWATTLDTLRAPRQRGQKLWDWRKEAPIRPVVFRDPGSLDGEVVHLHLEHRMVQRLLGRFLSQGFLYDELTRACVCRTDDPIPRVIILGRLSLYGERAARLHDEVVTVAAEWLDPETRGRGKLRPLTEGEKKDVMQILEASLANRRLQEVPETLMERLKGFVGRDVEDLLPNLERRATELTERAKRKLAQRGEREAAEMKSLLEEQRNRILKQEQQYETLQLGLFNRDEMRQIEADRRHWRTRVEQLAEEMVTEPERIQQTYQVKAERIEPVGIVYLWPVSS